From Bacteroides uniformis:
AACTGTGAAGTTCGTCTGATAGATTTTGTTTGTTTTGTTTGTGAATGCCTCCGATTCAAGCGTGGATTCGGGGGCATTTTGTCTTATTATCCCTGGAAAAATGAAATGTTATTAATCAGGCATTTGGAGGGAGCTCTATTTTATTTTCCATATCTTTGCAAGATGACTGTTTGTCTTTGAACTGAAAAAGAAGGAGCAGACAAGTTGATGATTATCACAAGAGACAAACATAAATCGTTATAACCAAGTGATGAAACAATTAATTGCATGTTGCGGACTGGATTGCGAAAATTGCACCGCCCGTATAGCCACTGTCAATAATGACGATGAGCTGAGAGAGAAAACCGCCAAAGAGTGGAGTGTGCTGAACAATACGCCGGAAATTACGGCAGAAACCATCCATTGTATGGGGTGCCGTGCAGATGGGGTGAAGTTTGCCTATTGCAGCAATTACTGTGCTATCCGTAAATGTGTGTACGAAAAAGGTTTCAATACCTGCGGTGACTGTAAGGAACTGGATACTTGCCAGGTGGTAGGTGCCGTTCTTCAGCATGTGCCCGGTGCAAGGGAAAATCTTTATTAACCGTAAATTTTTTGATTAAATAAAATATTGCTTATCTTTGCAGTATGACAAAGACATTTAAATCGGATTTGGTTTTGTAAACAATCTGTGTTCCATGCACAGATTGTCCCTTTCGTTTACTTTCGGATAACTTCTTTCGAGAGTGTTTTTCTATTGTTATAATTCAAGTTTAATCCGCATATTATGCTGAAGGTGTTGTGATACTTTCCGTATATGCAAAATATAGTAAGAAAATGAGTAACGAAAATAAAACTATCCACGATTTCGAATTTAATTTAATCTGTGACTTTTTCTCCAATATGGAACGGCAAGGCCCTGGCAGTCCTGAAGTGACGTTGAAGGCATTGAGCTTTGTAGACGGTCTTACCGATGAATCCCTTATTGCCGATATCGGTTGTGGAACAGGTGGTCAGACAATGGTATTGGCTGGCCATGTTCCGGGACAGATTACCGGAATTGACCTTTTCCCCGGCTTTATTGACATCTTCAACCGTAATGCAAGGCAGTTGGGCTTGCAGGACAGAGTAAAAGGAATTGTCGGTTCAATGGATGCCCTCCCTTTCGGTGAGGAGGAGCTGGATATGATTTGGTGTGAAGGTGCTATCTATAACATCGGCTTTGAACGTGGCTTGAAGGAGTGGCGTAAATATCTGAAACCGGGAGGGTATATTGCCGTATCCGAGAGTTCATGGTTTACGGACGAACGTCCTGCGGAAATCAATGACTTCTGGATGGACGCCTATTCTGAAATGGATACACTTCCCAATCAGGTAGCCAAGTTGTACAAGGCGGGTTATCTCCCCGTTGCTACATTCATTCTGCCGGAGAATTGCTGGACAGAGCATTACTTTGCTTCAAAGGTTGCGGCTCAGGAGATTTTCCGTAAGAAATATGCCGGTAATAAAATTGCCGAAGAGTTCAGCTCACTCCAAATGATTGAGGATGAACTATACGGCAAATATAAGGAATTCTACGGTTATGTGTTTTTTATTGCTAAGAAGGTAGGTTGATGGCAGACTTCTCTTATTGAGGAATGCGGGTATTCTCATGGCAGAATATCCGCATTTTGTGTTTTGAGTGGATTTTATTGTTTTGAGGATGTGCGGAACTTCTGAGGAGGTATTCCCGTATGACGTTTAAAGAATTTGTTGAAGAAGGCCGCATTATTAAAACCTAGACTCACGGCTATATCCTTTATCGGAGTGTTGGCGGTACAAAGTTGTGCTTTGGCATCCATGATGATAGTATTGTTGATGATTTCCATGGCTGTATGTCCTGATTCCTTTTTGACAAGGCGGCAAAGAGCTGCCGGTCTCATATTCATTTTCAATGCATAATAGGACACTTGATGCTCCCGGACATAGTCTGTGTGTACCAATCGGATAAAAATGCGGTATTGGTTGAAATGCCTGCTGCCCGGAGTCTCTTTTATTCTAGGGCGTTCCGGACAGAGTTCGGATATACCTTGTAACAGATAGGTCAGTAGAGTTTGCAATGAAACTAGACTTGAGGGGCTTTCTGTTCTTTGGTAGAGGTGTGACAAATAGGTCATGAACTCGGCATAAAGCTGGAAGTCCGTTTTCGATAGAGGAAAAATATAGTGTTTGCCTATAATGTGAAACTTATCCATCATGACCTTGCCGGCCCCTGAACTCTGGATAAGTTGTTGGGAAAATATGACGACATATATTTCAGCATCGTCTGACGTGTGTAGCAATTGTACGAAGGTCTCGGGAGGAATAACTAGGAGGGTGTTAGCTTCAACCCTGAATTGAGTATGGTTTATGATGGTTTTCAGAACTCCTTTGGTGCATAGAGCGAAGATACTGGCCTTGGTGTGGTATGGCTTTTCCACTAGCGGATTCAGTTCATTGGTTGTGATATGATTGCAGGCAATGAACTCGGCATTTATATTGAATTCGGATATATTCATGTTGGAGATTTTAAGACACAAAAATGGGGGATAATAATGTATAAATGACAGAGATAACAGTTAAAATCAATATTACGCTCAATTTGTCTCTGTTAAATAAGGTAAAGTTGTGAATAATAGAATATATACATGCTAAAACGGAATATTGATTTATAAGGGTTTGTTTGTGGCATAAGCATTTTAGCCCGAACTTTGCTCCTTGTATGATAAAACAATTCTGATGAATCCGAATGTTCCTCAAGAAGTACGTATAATAAATGCCATCTCCGAGCAGTTGTTCAACTCATGGCCCGTCAGCATTATTATGATTGATTTGGAAGATTGTATCTGGCGTCTGAATCAGCAGGTGATGAATGAACTCCATTTGAATGAGTATGTGATAGGGCGGCGTATCACTGACTTATTGGAAGTGGTATGTGATAAAAAGAATGTGTTAGAAGACCTTTTGCTGCAACTTCGGGAGAGGGATGTGCGGATTATTCCCTTAGATATCAATTGCTTTATACGTGAATTGAAGAGTGGTATCAGTTTTCTGATACAAGGTGCTATGGTGGGAATTCATGAAGATGGACAATTGGTGAGGATTGTACTCTATTTCAGGAATGTGTTGGAAGAACGGACACAGAAGCATTTGCTGAATATTGCGCTGAGCCGCACCCAGATATTTCAATGGTCTTTCGACATGGAACATAATCTGATGATTATAGAACCGCGTTATTTTGAATATTTGGGGATTCCTACGCGTGACTATACGCTGACGCCTGAGGAATTCGCATTTCTGATTCATCCGGACGACCGGAAGGGAGTGTTTGATGCTTTGGCTTTACAGTTGCATGGTAATTTGTACGAACGCCCAGTGGAATACCGTCTACGGAGGGGAGACGGCAAGTGGGAGTGGTTTGAGGCGCAATCTACCTATGTGGGGCAATTGACGGATTTGCCGTTCCGTATCATCGGTATTTGCATGAGTACGCAGAAATACAAGGATACGGAGAATAAATTGAACGAGGCTTTGCAGAAAGCGCAACGTAGCGATGAGTTGAAGAGCGTATTTCTTGCTAATATGAGCCACGAGATACGTACGCCACTAAATGCCATTGTGGGCTTCTCTACACTACTGGCTTGTGGGGATGCCGACTTGTCGCGGCAGGAGATTATGGAATTTACGTCTTTGATTGAAAAGAACAGCCAGTTGTTAATGGTGTTGATTTCAGATATTCTGGATTTGTCCAAGATAGAATCGAACACGATGGAATTCCATTTTGAGAAGGTTTCTTTAAATGGCATATTGGAAAGCATTTACAGTGCGCAGAAGATGAATCTTCGGAAAGGAGTGGAGTTACTGCTAGACCTTCCGGACCGGGCGGCAGTTATCTATACAGATCCTACGCGTTTGGGGCAAGTTGTCAACAATCTTATCAATAATGCGGTGAAGTTCACTGCTGAAGGACGCATAACCATAGGGTATAGGCTGAAGGACTTTGCTACATTGGAAGTCTTTGTGGAAGATACGGGAACTGGCATGTCGGAAGAAGTTCTGGCGCACATTTTTGAACGTTTCTATAAGGGAGATGCTTTTGTGCAGGGCACGGGATTGGGATTGGCCATTTGCAGGACTATCGTTGAAAGGTTTCATGGAAAAATAGAAGTGGCTTCAACTCTTGGCAAGGGGAGCCGCTTTGCAATTGTCCTTCCGCAGGAAATGCGGGAGTAGTGTTCTCTTTCTTGGATATTTGATGTAATTATGTGAGCGTATGATATTGTATAACGTTGAAAATCGCTACCTTTGCAGTCTTGAACGATAAATTCATTGACACTATGATATCTGTAGAAGGACTGAAGGTAGAATTTAATGCCACTCCTCTGTTCGAAGACGTCTCTTATGTTATCAATAAGAAAGACCGTATAGCTCTTGTCGGCAAGAATGGTGCCGGTAAGTCCACCATGCTCAAGATATTGGCTGGCATTCAGCAGCCCACTGCCGGCATTGTTGCCGTTCCTCGCGAATGTACTATCGGGTATTTGCCCCAAGTGATGATACTCAGTGACAAGCGCACCGTAATGCAGGAGGCTGAACTTGCCTTCGAGCATATTTTTGAGATGCAGGCGGGCATCGAACGCATGAATCGGCAACTTGCCGAACGTACCGATTACGACAGCGAGGATTACCAGAAACTGATTGACCGCTTCACTCACGAAAACGAACGTTTTCTGATGATGGGCGGCACCAACTACCGTGCCGAAATAGAGCGCACGCTCCAAGGGCTGGGCTTCAGCCGCGAGGACTTTGACCGCTCTACAAGCGAGTTTTCCGGTGGTTGGCGTATGCGTATAGAGCTTGCCAAGCTGTTGCTTCGCCGTCCGGATGTGTTGCTGCTCGACGAGCCTACCAACCACCTTGACATCGAGAGTATCCAGTGGTTGGAGAACTTCCTTTCCACCCGTGCCAATGCGGTGGTGCTTGTCAGCCACGACCGCGCCTTTTTGAACAATGTCACTACGCGTACCATCGAAATAACTTGTGGACGCATTTACGACTATAAAGTGAAATACGATGAGTTCGTGGTGCTTCGCAAGGAGCGCCGGGAGCAGCAACTACGTGCTTACGAGAATCAGCAGAAGCAGATACAAGATACGGAAGATTTCATCGAACGTTTCCGGTACAAAGCTACCAAGGCTGTGCAAGTGCAGAGCCGCATCAAGCAGCTCGAAAAGATAGAGCGCATCGAAGTGGATGAGGAAGACAACTCCTCTTTGCGCCTGAAGTTTGTTTGCAGTAGCCGTAGCGGTAATTATCCCGTTATCTGCGAGGATATGGAGAAATCCTACGGTGGGCACGTTGTTTTCCACGATGTGAATTTGACTATCAACCGAGGAGAGAAGGTTGCTTTTGTCGGTAAGAACGGCGAAGGTAAGTCTACGCTTGTAAAGTGTATTATGGGTGAGATTACGGATTATACCGGTAAGCTTACACTGGGACATAATGTGCAGATTGGATATTTTGCCCAGAACCAGGCACAGCTTTTGGATGAGAGCCTGACTGTATTCGATACGATTGACCGCGTGGCCGTAGGGGATATCCGCCTCAAAATCCGTGATATTCTAGGTGCTTTCATGTTCGGCGGTGAGGCTTCGGATAAAAAGGTGAAGGTGCTCAGCGGTGGAGAGCGTACCCGGCTTGCCATGATAAAACTGCTGTTGGAGCCGGTGAATTTCCTGATTCTCGACGAACCTACGAATCATCTTGACATGCGTTCCAAAGATGTGTTGAAGGAGGCTATCCGCGATTTTGACGGAACGGTGATAATAGTCAGCCATGACCGTGATTTTCTGGACGGACTTGCGACTAAAGTGTACGAGTTTGGTGGCGGACTGGTGAAGGAACATCTGGGAGGAATTTATGATTTCCTGCAAAAGAAGCAGATAGAGAGCCTGAATGAGTTACAGAAATCCCCTTCACTTTCCGCTTCGCCCACTGCCGGTAAGGCGGCATCGGGAAATGTTGGTGCAGAACCGGTTCAACCCTCGGCAGCCAAACTCTCTTATGAGGAGCAGAAGGAGCTTAATAAGAAGCTCAAGAAACTGGAACGTCGCGTTGCCGATTGTGAAGCGGAGATAGAGCAGACGGAGGCTGCCATTGCCATTCTTGAGGCCAGGATGGCCACACCGGAAGGTGCTTCGGACATGTCGCTTTATGAGCAGCACCAAAAACTGAAAGAGCAGCTTGACCGCGTGATGGAAGAGTGGGACGCGGCTACTGTAGAGTTGGAGAATCACTAACTATTATATTTTATATGTTTATGAAAGCAAATCATTTGTTACCCATTGCAGCATTCTGTCTGATGACGGCTTCCTGCAACACCGGCAAGCAGCAGGCTGAACTTACAGCAGGCATCCAGCTCGCCAATCTTGACACAACGGCTCTACCCGGAACTGACTTTTACCAATACGCATGTGGCGGTTGGATGAAGAACAATCCGATTCCTGCTGAATACTCACAGTACGGTTCTTTTACTATCCTTGCAGAAAACAACCGCAAGCAGATTCAAGGACTGATTGAAGAACTTGCCGCCACCCAGCACGAAGCCGGCAGCGTGGCACAAAAAATCGGTGACTTGTACAAAATCGTAATGGACAGCGTGAAGCTGAACAAAGATGGTGTAGCTCCCATCAAGGCTGAACTCGACCAGCTGGCTGCTTTGAAGGACAAGAAAGAGCTTTATGCCTTGCTGGGCGATATGCAGAAGAAAGGCATCATCGCCTACAACGTGCTGTATGTTGGCGCTGACGAAATGAACAGTAGCATGAATGCTGTACAGACCTATCAGACCGGGCTGAGCATGGGCGAACGTGAATACTATCTGGAGAATGATGAGGCTACCGCCAAAATTCGTGATGCTTTCCGTACACATGTACAGAAGATGTATCAGTTGGCTGGTTTCGACGAGGCTACTGCCAAGAAAGGTATGGAGGTGGTGATGGATGTGGAAACACGTCTTGCCAAGGCTTTCCGCTCTCGTACGGAGTTGCGTGACCCGCATGCCAATTATAACAAGATGAGCATGGAAGAGTTGAAGAAGAATTATCCTACTTTCGATTGGGATGCTTATTTGTCTGCCATGGGCTTGAAGGATGTGAAGGAAATCATCGTAGGCCAGCCCGCTTCACTGAAAGCTGCTGCCGATATTCTGGATACGCTGCCCATTGAACAGCAGAGCCTTTATCTGCAATGGAAATTGATTGATTCTGCCGCAAGCTTGTTGAACGATGCTATGGCAGAACAGAACTTCGACTTCTACAGCCGCACCATGAGCGGTACACAAGAAATGCAGCCTCGCTGGAAGAGAGCGGTAAGCACTGTAAGCGGCGCGCTGGGCGAAGCTGTAGGTCAGATGTACGTGGAGAAATATTTCCCTGCTGCTGCCAAGGAGCGTATGGTGACTTTGGTGAAGAACTTGCAGGAAAGTCTGGGCGAACGTATCCAGAATCTTGCCTGGATGGGTGATTCCACTAAGGTGAAAGCTCTGGAGAAACTGGCTACCTTCCATGTGAAGATTGGTTATCCCGACACTTGGAAAGACTACTCCACACTGGAAATCAAAAACGACTCTTACTGGGCAAACATGGAACGTGCCAACGAGTGGAGCCATGCCGAAATGATAGCCAAGGCCGGCAAGCCGGTGGATAAGGACGAATGGCTGATGACTCCGCAGACCGTCAACGCTTACTATAACCCGACCACCAACGAAATCTGTTTCCCCGCCGGTATCCTGCAATATCCTTTCTTCGATATGAATGCGGATGATGCCTTCAACTATGGTGCCATCGGTGTGGTAATCGGTCATGAGATGACTCACGGATTCGACGACCAGGGTCGCCAGTACGACAAGGACGGTAACCTGAAAGACTGGTGGACTGCTGAAGATGCCAAGAACTTTGACGAGCGTGCTCAGGTGATGGTGAACTTCTTCGATAGCATCGAGGTTGCTCCGGGCGTATATGCCAACGGACGCATGACATTGGGTGAGAATATTGCCGACCACGGTGGTCTGCAGGTTTCTTATCAGGCATTCAAGAAAGCTACGGCTGCCAATCCGCTGCCGGTGCTGGATGGTCTTACTCCCGAACAACGTTTCTTCCTGGCATACGCAGGTGTATGGGCCAATGATATCCGTCCCGAAGAAGTGCTGAACCGCACGAAGAGTGATGTGCACTCATTGGGCGAATGGCGCGTAAACGGTGCATTGCCGCAAATCGGTGCTTGGTATGAGGCATTCAACGTGACAGAAAAAGACCCGATGTTCTTGCCGGTAGAAAAACGTGTATCTATTTGGTAAACCAACAAAATAACCCTTAAAAAAAGGCGGCAGACTGGAAACAGATGCCGCCTTTTTTAATTATACCTAATTTATTGTGTATGAATGTATGTATGAATAAACAAAATTTGTAACTTTGCGCATCAAATACTAATATACGCATACTTTAATACGCAAATCCATGTCTGAAACAAAAAGAATCAAAACAGCTCTGGTATCTGTTTACCATAAGGAAGGTTTGGACGAAATCATTACCAAACTGCATGAAGAAGGTGTAGAGTTCCTCTCAACCGGTGGAACCCGTCAGTTTAT
This genomic window contains:
- a CDS encoding sensor histidine kinase yields the protein MNPNVPQEVRIINAISEQLFNSWPVSIIMIDLEDCIWRLNQQVMNELHLNEYVIGRRITDLLEVVCDKKNVLEDLLLQLRERDVRIIPLDINCFIRELKSGISFLIQGAMVGIHEDGQLVRIVLYFRNVLEERTQKHLLNIALSRTQIFQWSFDMEHNLMIIEPRYFEYLGIPTRDYTLTPEEFAFLIHPDDRKGVFDALALQLHGNLYERPVEYRLRRGDGKWEWFEAQSTYVGQLTDLPFRIIGICMSTQKYKDTENKLNEALQKAQRSDELKSVFLANMSHEIRTPLNAIVGFSTLLACGDADLSRQEIMEFTSLIEKNSQLLMVLISDILDLSKIESNTMEFHFEKVSLNGILESIYSAQKMNLRKGVELLLDLPDRAAVIYTDPTRLGQVVNNLINNAVKFTAEGRITIGYRLKDFATLEVFVEDTGTGMSEEVLAHIFERFYKGDAFVQGTGLGLAICRTIVERFHGKIEVASTLGKGSRFAIVLPQEMRE
- a CDS encoding M13 family metallopeptidase, whose translation is MKANHLLPIAAFCLMTASCNTGKQQAELTAGIQLANLDTTALPGTDFYQYACGGWMKNNPIPAEYSQYGSFTILAENNRKQIQGLIEELAATQHEAGSVAQKIGDLYKIVMDSVKLNKDGVAPIKAELDQLAALKDKKELYALLGDMQKKGIIAYNVLYVGADEMNSSMNAVQTYQTGLSMGEREYYLENDEATAKIRDAFRTHVQKMYQLAGFDEATAKKGMEVVMDVETRLAKAFRSRTELRDPHANYNKMSMEELKKNYPTFDWDAYLSAMGLKDVKEIIVGQPASLKAAADILDTLPIEQQSLYLQWKLIDSAASLLNDAMAEQNFDFYSRTMSGTQEMQPRWKRAVSTVSGALGEAVGQMYVEKYFPAAAKERMVTLVKNLQESLGERIQNLAWMGDSTKVKALEKLATFHVKIGYPDTWKDYSTLEIKNDSYWANMERANEWSHAEMIAKAGKPVDKDEWLMTPQTVNAYYNPTTNEICFPAGILQYPFFDMNADDAFNYGAIGVVIGHEMTHGFDDQGRQYDKDGNLKDWWTAEDAKNFDERAQVMVNFFDSIEVAPGVYANGRMTLGENIADHGGLQVSYQAFKKATAANPLPVLDGLTPEQRFFLAYAGVWANDIRPEEVLNRTKSDVHSLGEWRVNGALPQIGAWYEAFNVTEKDPMFLPVEKRVSIW
- the abc-f gene encoding ribosomal protection-like ABC-F family protein → MISVEGLKVEFNATPLFEDVSYVINKKDRIALVGKNGAGKSTMLKILAGIQQPTAGIVAVPRECTIGYLPQVMILSDKRTVMQEAELAFEHIFEMQAGIERMNRQLAERTDYDSEDYQKLIDRFTHENERFLMMGGTNYRAEIERTLQGLGFSREDFDRSTSEFSGGWRMRIELAKLLLRRPDVLLLDEPTNHLDIESIQWLENFLSTRANAVVLVSHDRAFLNNVTTRTIEITCGRIYDYKVKYDEFVVLRKERREQQLRAYENQQKQIQDTEDFIERFRYKATKAVQVQSRIKQLEKIERIEVDEEDNSSLRLKFVCSSRSGNYPVICEDMEKSYGGHVVFHDVNLTINRGEKVAFVGKNGEGKSTLVKCIMGEITDYTGKLTLGHNVQIGYFAQNQAQLLDESLTVFDTIDRVAVGDIRLKIRDILGAFMFGGEASDKKVKVLSGGERTRLAMIKLLLEPVNFLILDEPTNHLDMRSKDVLKEAIRDFDGTVIIVSHDRDFLDGLATKVYEFGGGLVKEHLGGIYDFLQKKQIESLNELQKSPSLSASPTAGKAASGNVGAEPVQPSAAKLSYEEQKELNKKLKKLERRVADCEAEIEQTEAAIAILEARMATPEGASDMSLYEQHQKLKEQLDRVMEEWDAATVELENH
- a CDS encoding class I SAM-dependent methyltransferase; translated protein: MSNENKTIHDFEFNLICDFFSNMERQGPGSPEVTLKALSFVDGLTDESLIADIGCGTGGQTMVLAGHVPGQITGIDLFPGFIDIFNRNARQLGLQDRVKGIVGSMDALPFGEEELDMIWCEGAIYNIGFERGLKEWRKYLKPGGYIAVSESSWFTDERPAEINDFWMDAYSEMDTLPNQVAKLYKAGYLPVATFILPENCWTEHYFASKVAAQEIFRKKYAGNKIAEEFSSLQMIEDELYGKYKEFYGYVFFIAKKVG
- a CDS encoding DUF3795 domain-containing protein, whose translation is MKQLIACCGLDCENCTARIATVNNDDELREKTAKEWSVLNNTPEITAETIHCMGCRADGVKFAYCSNYCAIRKCVYEKGFNTCGDCKELDTCQVVGAVLQHVPGARENLY
- a CDS encoding helix-turn-helix domain-containing protein produces the protein MNISEFNINAEFIACNHITTNELNPLVEKPYHTKASIFALCTKGVLKTIINHTQFRVEANTLLVIPPETFVQLLHTSDDAEIYVVIFSQQLIQSSGAGKVMMDKFHIIGKHYIFPLSKTDFQLYAEFMTYLSHLYQRTESPSSLVSLQTLLTYLLQGISELCPERPRIKETPGSRHFNQYRIFIRLVHTDYVREHQVSYYALKMNMRPAALCRLVKKESGHTAMEIINNTIIMDAKAQLCTANTPIKDIAVSLGFNNAAFFNKFFKRHTGIPPQKFRTSSKQ